In Candidatus Bathyarchaeota archaeon, a single genomic region encodes these proteins:
- a CDS encoding aspartate kinase: MLIVMKFGGALISKPEKIKKSIEIIKNYVNKGEKIIVVVSAISKVTDELIKASKDASFSNWDSLKKIINALKSLHLDLAENTIQNKRILKELTLELEGLIEELKETLFSVARLKELTPRSKDFILSFGEKFSCALFCAAVKDAGLKAKWITGGEAGIITNEDFGNAKPLLNLSSQKLKWSLTPLINENIIPIITGFNGCTPEGVVTTLGRGGSDYTATIIAAALKADEVTLWKEVDGLMTADPKIEPKAKTIPIISYAEASEVAYFGAKIIHPRALKPVIEAEIPIRIRNAFNSDNPGTLIVKEQKVKPKEVVKAISFIKEVGLINVSGSEMVGTPGVAAQVFKILGEHGVNILMISQGSSEVNISFAIPRESLSKAVNLLELNLLGGEVVKEVSFESDICIVAVVGAGMKGTPGVAARVFKAVADKGINVRMIAQGSSELNISFIVKETDGPKAVNALHEEFKLYEEG; this comes from the coding sequence ATGTTAATTGTAATGAAGTTTGGTGGAGCTTTAATTTCTAAGCCAGAGAAAATAAAGAAATCCATTGAAATAATTAAAAATTATGTTAATAAAGGGGAAAAAATTATTGTGGTAGTTTCAGCTATTTCAAAAGTGACAGATGAATTAATTAAAGCTTCTAAAGATGCCTCTTTTTCAAATTGGGATTCACTAAAAAAAATTATTAATGCGTTAAAAAGCTTGCATTTAGATTTAGCTGAAAATACTATTCAAAACAAGAGGATTTTAAAAGAGTTAACTTTAGAGTTGGAGGGTTTAATTGAAGAGTTGAAAGAAACTTTATTTAGTGTAGCTAGGTTAAAAGAGTTAACTCCCCGCTCGAAAGATTTTATTTTATCTTTTGGAGAAAAGTTTTCTTGCGCCCTCTTTTGCGCAGCAGTTAAAGATGCAGGTTTAAAAGCTAAATGGATAACTGGAGGCGAAGCTGGAATAATTACGAATGAAGATTTTGGAAACGCTAAGCCATTATTAAATTTAAGCTCTCAAAAGTTAAAATGGAGTTTAACACCTTTAATTAATGAAAATATTATTCCAATAATAACTGGGTTTAATGGCTGCACTCCTGAAGGAGTAGTCACAACGCTTGGTAGAGGAGGATCAGATTATACAGCAACTATAATAGCTGCAGCTTTAAAAGCTGATGAAGTTACGCTTTGGAAGGAGGTTGACGGATTAATGACTGCCGACCCTAAAATTGAACCTAAAGCAAAAACTATTCCTATAATATCTTATGCTGAGGCAAGTGAAGTAGCTTATTTTGGAGCTAAAATAATTCATCCTAGAGCTTTAAAACCTGTAATTGAAGCTGAAATACCTATTAGAATAAGAAACGCTTTTAATTCAGATAACCCTGGAACATTAATAGTTAAAGAGCAAAAGGTTAAGCCTAAAGAAGTTGTTAAAGCAATTTCATTTATTAAAGAAGTGGGTTTAATAAATGTTTCTGGAAGCGAAATGGTTGGGACTCCTGGTGTAGCTGCTCAAGTATTTAAAATTTTAGGTGAACATGGAGTAAATATACTTATGATTTCTCAAGGCTCATCTGAAGTTAACATTTCTTTCGCTATTCCAAGAGAAAGCTTAAGCAAAGCTGTTAATTTGCTTGAGTTAAACTTGCTTGGTGGAGAGGTTGTAAAAGAGGTTTCATTTGAATCTGATATTTGTATAGTAGCGGTTGTTGGTGCTGGAATGAAAGGTACTCCTGGTGTAGCTGCTAGAGTTTTTAAAGCTGTAGCAGATAAGGGGATAAATGTTAGAATGATAGCTCAAGGGTCATCTGAGCTTAATATATCTTTTATTGTAAAGGAAACTGATGGACCTAAAGCTGTTAACGCTCTTCATGAAGAATTTAAGCTTTATGAAGAAGGTTGA
- the asnS gene encoding asparagine--tRNA ligase — MFNEEFIDSSKIFKGAFTGKKIQIRGWLHNKRSSGGVQFLLVRDGGGVIQCTLKKDVVNDELFKTIEKLPIESTVIIDGVVKADSRAPKGFEIIVENIRVFHTAEEDYPIAKKYHRPEFLLDNRHLWIRSEKMQAILKVRDSLINAAIEWFKNNGYTNAHMPILITAACEGGATLFEVKYFDQKAYLTQSWQLYAEAAIASLGKIYTIAPSFRAEKSRTRRHLTEYWHLEAEIPWCDLNELMKTQEELLSFICKRIAEERSYELKLLGRDSNELANIAFPFPKITYDEAVEILKKDGVTFKWGDDFGHEQERKLTVKFNTPFFITHFPKTAKAFYHKLDPKRHEVTLSVDLLAPEGYGEITGGGVRIEDYNELLERIKENGLNPKDYEWYLDLRKFGSIPHAGFGMGVERVLAWICKLTHIRDAIAFPRLINRVYP; from the coding sequence ATGTTTAATGAAGAGTTTATTGATTCCTCAAAGATTTTTAAAGGCGCCTTCACTGGAAAAAAAATTCAGATTAGAGGTTGGCTTCATAATAAACGTTCAAGCGGTGGTGTTCAATTTTTATTAGTTAGAGATGGAGGGGGTGTTATTCAATGCACTTTAAAAAAAGACGTTGTAAACGACGAGCTTTTTAAAACAATAGAGAAGCTTCCTATCGAATCTACAGTGATTATTGATGGAGTTGTTAAAGCTGACTCTAGAGCTCCTAAAGGATTTGAAATAATTGTGGAGAATATTAGAGTTTTTCATACTGCTGAAGAAGATTACCCAATAGCTAAAAAATATCATAGACCTGAGTTTCTTCTTGATAATCGTCATTTATGGATTAGAAGCGAAAAAATGCAGGCTATTCTTAAGGTTAGAGATTCCTTAATAAACGCGGCTATTGAATGGTTTAAAAACAATGGGTACACTAATGCTCATATGCCTATATTAATAACTGCTGCTTGCGAGGGAGGCGCTACTCTTTTTGAAGTTAAATACTTTGATCAAAAAGCTTATTTAACTCAAAGTTGGCAGCTTTATGCGGAAGCTGCGATTGCAAGCCTAGGGAAAATCTATACTATAGCACCATCCTTTAGAGCTGAAAAATCTAGAACAAGAAGGCACTTAACTGAATATTGGCATTTAGAAGCTGAAATACCTTGGTGCGACTTAAATGAATTAATGAAGACTCAGGAAGAATTGCTTAGCTTTATTTGCAAAAGAATAGCTGAAGAAAGAAGCTATGAATTAAAGCTTTTAGGAAGAGATTCTAATGAATTAGCAAATATTGCTTTCCCATTCCCTAAAATAACCTATGATGAAGCTGTAGAAATTCTTAAAAAAGATGGGGTAACTTTTAAGTGGGGAGATGACTTTGGACATGAGCAGGAAAGAAAGTTAACTGTTAAATTTAATACACCATTCTTTATAACGCATTTTCCAAAAACTGCTAAAGCTTTTTATCATAAGTTAGATCCAAAAAGACATGAAGTTACTTTATCTGTTGATTTGCTTGCTCCTGAAGGTTATGGTGAAATTACTGGTGGCGGCGTAAGAATAGAAGATTATAATGAGCTTCTTGAAAGAATAAAAGAAAATGGGTTAAATCCTAAAGATTATGAATGGTATCTTGATTTAAGAAAATTCGGCTCTATCCCACATGCCGGGTTTGGAATGGGGGTTGAAAGAGTACTCGCTTGGATATGCAAGTTAACGCATATTAGAGATGCTATCGCTTTTCCAAGATTAATAAATAGAGTTTACCCATAA
- a CDS encoding TIGR00296 family protein yields MFEFSLEEGEFLVKVAREAIKTWLKYKRKISFMKDAPEKIKQKYGVFVTLTKLHTHELRGCIGYPLPVKPLVEATIESAIEAATGDPRFKPVTLDEFESNIIIEVSILTPPQLIEVENPLDYPKKIIIGEDGLIVEKDFFKGLLLPQVAVEWNMDAEEFLSNCCLKAGLPPDAWLNKRNVEISKFQAVIFAEETPKGRIVKKSLKK; encoded by the coding sequence ATGTTTGAATTCTCTTTAGAAGAGGGAGAATTTCTCGTTAAAGTTGCAAGAGAAGCTATTAAAACTTGGCTTAAATATAAAAGAAAGATCTCTTTTATGAAGGATGCCCCTGAAAAAATAAAGCAGAAATATGGTGTATTTGTTACATTAACGAAGCTTCATACCCATGAGCTTAGAGGCTGTATAGGTTACCCTCTGCCAGTTAAGCCTTTAGTTGAAGCAACAATTGAGTCTGCTATTGAAGCGGCTACTGGCGACCCGAGATTTAAACCTGTAACATTAGATGAGTTTGAATCAAACATAATAATTGAGGTTAGCATTTTAACTCCACCTCAGCTTATTGAAGTTGAAAATCCATTAGATTATCCTAAAAAAATCATTATTGGGGAAGATGGATTAATTGTGGAAAAAGATTTTTTTAAAGGCTTGCTTCTTCCTCAAGTGGCTGTAGAATGGAATATGGATGCGGAAGAGTTTCTAAGCAATTGCTGCTTAAAAGCCGGTTTACCTCCAGACGCATGGTTAAATAAAAGAAATGTTGAAATAAGCAAATTTCAAGCGGTAATTTTTGCTGAGGAAACTCCTAAAGGAAGAATCGTTAAAAAAAGCTTGAAAAAATAA
- a CDS encoding Mut7-C RNAse domain-containing protein, with protein sequence MKFLVDGMLGKLAKWLRLMGYDVKYSIFPDKTLITEAIKENRILLTSDIALYREATAKGVETYLVKGKNEVERIAEIAKKFNLKIEVNAESARCPLCGSTLTKIDKMLIKEMIPTQTFKFYSEFFICSNQNCRKIYWQGSHWKKINEVLLQAKKLTINAKERKIR encoded by the coding sequence ATGAAGTTTCTAGTTGATGGTATGCTTGGAAAGCTTGCTAAATGGTTAAGATTAATGGGTTACGATGTTAAATATTCAATTTTCCCTGATAAAACATTAATAACTGAGGCAATTAAAGAAAATCGAATATTATTAACTTCAGACATAGCTTTATATAGGGAGGCTACAGCTAAAGGTGTGGAAACCTATCTTGTTAAAGGCAAAAATGAAGTTGAAAGAATAGCTGAGATTGCTAAAAAGTTTAACTTAAAAATTGAGGTTAACGCTGAATCTGCAAGGTGTCCTTTATGCGGTTCCACCTTAACAAAAATTGATAAAATGCTTATTAAAGAGATGATTCCAACTCAAACATTTAAATTTTATAGTGAATTTTTTATTTGCAGCAATCAAAACTGCAGGAAGATTTATTGGCAGGGAAGCCATTGGAAAAAAATAAATGAAGTTTTGCTTCAAGCTAAAAAATTAACTATAAATGCTAAAGAAAGGAAAATAAGATAA
- a CDS encoding dihydroorotase family protein: MSKTINILNAKILLNEAFIEGGIHISFGKIKKIGKKASLPKADENINAKGLIALPGLIDSHVHLRDMNLFYKEDFYSGTCAAAAGGFTTVLDMPNTIPPTNSIERLKEKMKRAKSKIIVNVGFHALPPKNPFEINEMVKLGVKSFKLYFNSFKNEDLKNSLIKETIKKCAFLNIPLTIHGEDGEKINKIKNLLLNKGKKDLPSFLKAHSKEIEFSGVKKALSLIKKDFKVKAYFCHVTTLKSLKEIKRNNFFVEVSPHHLFLTKEKLLKLKGIALTLPPLRSKHEVKDLWNKTIKGFVDVIGSDHAPHAYKEKVKENFWEIPPGIPGLETTLPLLLTKVNQGEISLKKIVKLLAYNPSKIFNLKFKGELKEGFDADITLISLKKRFKIESEKFFSKAKYSPFNGFKCVGKPVKTIVSGRLIMNDGEIVAGKGSGFILGEV, translated from the coding sequence TTGAGCAAAACTATTAATATTTTAAATGCTAAAATTCTATTAAATGAAGCGTTTATTGAAGGCGGAATTCACATAAGCTTTGGTAAAATAAAGAAAATTGGAAAAAAAGCTAGTTTACCGAAGGCGGATGAAAATATTAATGCTAAAGGATTAATAGCTTTGCCAGGGCTTATAGATTCTCATGTGCACTTAAGAGATATGAATTTATTTTATAAAGAAGATTTTTATAGCGGCACATGCGCTGCAGCAGCTGGCGGATTCACAACAGTTTTAGATATGCCAAATACTATTCCCCCAACAAATTCTATTGAAAGGTTAAAGGAGAAGATGAAGAGGGCAAAAAGCAAAATAATTGTAAATGTTGGTTTTCACGCTTTACCACCAAAGAACCCCTTTGAAATAAATGAAATGGTAAAGCTAGGCGTGAAATCCTTTAAGCTTTACTTTAATTCTTTTAAAAATGAAGATTTAAAAAACAGTTTAATAAAAGAAACTATAAAAAAATGCGCTTTTTTAAACATTCCTTTAACCATTCATGGAGAAGACGGCGAGAAAATAAATAAAATAAAAAACCTCCTTTTAAATAAAGGAAAAAAAGATTTACCCAGCTTTCTTAAAGCACACTCTAAAGAAATAGAGTTTTCTGGAGTAAAGAAAGCTTTAAGCTTGATTAAAAAAGATTTTAAAGTTAAAGCTTATTTTTGTCATGTAACCACTTTAAAAAGTCTTAAAGAAATAAAAAGAAACAATTTTTTTGTTGAAGTTTCTCCCCATCACCTTTTCTTAACTAAAGAAAAACTTTTGAAATTAAAGGGAATCGCTTTAACTTTACCGCCTTTAAGAAGCAAGCATGAAGTAAAAGATTTATGGAATAAAACAATTAAAGGCTTTGTTGATGTTATAGGAAGCGATCATGCACCGCATGCATATAAAGAAAAAGTTAAAGAAAATTTTTGGGAAATTCCCCCCGGCATTCCAGGTTTAGAAACAACCTTACCACTTTTATTAACTAAGGTGAATCAAGGAGAGATTTCATTAAAGAAAATTGTAAAGCTTTTAGCCTATAATCCATCAAAAATCTTCAACCTTAAATTTAAGGGAGAATTAAAAGAAGGTTTTGATGCGGATATAACATTGATAAGCTTAAAGAAGCGGTTTAAAATTGAAAGTGAAAAATTTTTTTCTAAAGCTAAATACTCTCCTTTCAACGGTTTTAAATGCGTAGGTAAACCTGTTAAAACAATTGTTTCTGGAAGATTAATTATGAATGATGGAGAAATAGTTGCTGGAAAAGGAAGCGGGTTTATACTAGGTGAGGTTTAA
- a CDS encoding CBS domain-containing protein — protein MIEKKKIEVKVKDVMSMPAIKVSMNTPIDKVGSLMVKENVGSVIVIDDLGNPVGIITESDLVKNIISKNILPNQVKALEVMSKPLFTVNKEEELIEVAKKMKKLGIKRFPVMSEGKLVGVISSKDILEITHILIDVIMEKSKVFHVKSEEPLMGNCDICSNWSENLKFYEGKFLCEYCLSELSKQE, from the coding sequence ATGATTGAAAAAAAGAAGATAGAAGTTAAAGTTAAAGATGTTATGTCTATGCCTGCTATTAAAGTGAGCATGAACACCCCTATAGATAAAGTTGGTTCTTTAATGGTTAAAGAAAATGTTGGAAGCGTTATCGTAATTGATGATTTAGGGAATCCTGTAGGCATAATTACTGAAAGTGATTTAGTTAAAAACATAATTTCTAAAAACATTCTTCCAAATCAAGTTAAAGCTTTAGAAGTAATGAGTAAACCTTTATTCACAGTTAATAAAGAGGAAGAGTTAATTGAAGTTGCTAAAAAAATGAAGAAATTAGGTATAAAACGTTTTCCAGTTATGTCTGAAGGAAAACTTGTTGGAGTGATTTCTAGTAAAGATATTCTTGAGATAACTCATATTCTTATAGATGTGATTATGGAAAAAAGTAAAGTTTTTCACGTTAAAAGCGAGGAACCATTAATGGGGAATTGCGACATATGCAGCAACTGGTCTGAAAACTTAAAGTTTTATGAAGGAAAATTTTTATGCGAATATTGCTTAAGTGAGTTAAGCAAGCAGGAGTAA
- a CDS encoding NFACT family protein: MFILEKKKAMTSYDISAIVKELREKIIKKKIDNVYQLNEKTFLFKLKPNQANLIIEIEKRIHLTSFDLNIPKEPTTFCKQLRNHIKGSTIEDITQHEFERVIILKLKTQDERKFLIAELFKRGNLILTSEDNKVLLALYYAKMKDRVISPGSLFKHAPSTGIHPCNLELNALKAFKTESLKDALLKTLAVGIQYVKEILARVELNENIKIGELSDEELKKIVYEVKNLNSNLKPCIVKNTSGDYVDVTPFQLKIYSNFEEEFKEGFNEAADEYFSKITVEEAEFKQKIALEKKLQTLKNLLVKHERRIIKLNDQLKKTRKKAEIIYKCANELKQIKELILKERRLKNENEILTTVKATFPLIKDYIEGLNLKNLIAILNFNGEVFSVDLKINPFDEASKNFEKAKEYEKKLMHVKSLIEKTKIEIDSLHKKIPSLIKPFELKKRKEKKWFEKFRWFKSSENFLVVIGKDSSTNEILIKHYTCGEDLVLHPEFHGAPFAVIKCEGKTPSEATIKEAAVAAASYSKAWSLGLGAVDVYWVKPNQISKKPPSGQYIEKGMFMIYGSRNYIRGVELKLSIGVIKEDEELKIICGPSSAINRNALAFVEIAPGEFKSKELAKQVIQKLFEKAPEKIKDRIKSLNLVDIQNLIPGGKGKIID; this comes from the coding sequence TTGTTTATATTAGAAAAAAAGAAAGCTATGACAAGTTACGATATTTCAGCGATAGTAAAAGAATTAAGAGAGAAAATCATAAAAAAGAAAATAGATAACGTTTATCAATTAAACGAGAAAACATTCTTGTTTAAATTAAAACCAAATCAAGCAAATTTGATTATTGAAATTGAAAAAAGAATCCACCTTACAAGCTTTGATTTAAATATACCAAAGGAGCCTACCACCTTCTGTAAACAATTGAGAAACCATATTAAAGGAAGCACTATTGAAGATATAACTCAGCATGAATTTGAAAGAGTTATCATTTTAAAGTTAAAAACTCAAGATGAAAGAAAATTTTTAATCGCAGAGCTTTTTAAAAGGGGAAACTTAATTTTAACAAGCGAAGATAATAAAGTTCTTTTAGCTCTTTATTACGCTAAAATGAAAGATAGAGTTATATCTCCTGGATCACTTTTTAAGCATGCGCCATCTACAGGCATTCACCCATGTAATTTAGAGTTAAACGCTTTAAAAGCTTTTAAAACTGAATCCTTAAAAGATGCTTTGTTAAAAACATTAGCTGTTGGAATACAATATGTAAAAGAGATTTTAGCTAGAGTTGAATTAAACGAAAACATTAAGATAGGCGAGCTTTCAGATGAAGAATTGAAAAAAATAGTTTATGAAGTTAAAAATTTAAATTCTAACCTTAAACCTTGCATCGTGAAAAATACTAGCGGCGACTATGTTGATGTTACACCATTTCAATTAAAGATTTACTCAAATTTTGAAGAAGAGTTTAAAGAAGGCTTTAATGAAGCTGCAGATGAATATTTCTCTAAAATAACTGTTGAAGAAGCTGAATTTAAACAGAAAATTGCGTTAGAGAAAAAGCTGCAAACACTTAAAAACCTTTTAGTTAAACATGAAAGAAGAATTATTAAATTAAATGATCAATTAAAAAAGACGAGAAAAAAAGCTGAAATAATTTATAAATGTGCAAATGAATTAAAGCAAATTAAAGAGTTAATTTTAAAAGAGAGAAGATTAAAAAATGAAAATGAAATATTAACAACTGTGAAAGCCACATTTCCATTAATTAAAGATTATATTGAAGGTTTAAATTTAAAAAATTTAATTGCAATTTTAAATTTTAATGGAGAAGTATTTTCTGTAGATTTAAAAATTAACCCTTTTGATGAAGCTTCAAAAAACTTTGAGAAAGCTAAAGAATATGAGAAAAAATTAATGCATGTTAAAAGCTTAATTGAAAAAACAAAGATTGAAATCGATTCGCTTCATAAAAAAATACCTTCATTAATAAAACCTTTTGAGTTAAAGAAGAGAAAAGAGAAAAAATGGTTTGAAAAATTTAGATGGTTTAAATCCTCAGAAAACTTTTTAGTTGTAATCGGTAAAGATTCAAGCACAAACGAAATTTTAATTAAACATTATACATGCGGTGAAGATTTAGTTTTGCATCCAGAGTTTCATGGCGCGCCTTTCGCTGTTATAAAATGCGAAGGAAAAACCCCTAGTGAAGCCACTATTAAAGAAGCTGCAGTTGCAGCTGCTTCCTATAGTAAAGCATGGAGTTTAGGGTTAGGAGCTGTAGATGTTTATTGGGTAAAACCCAATCAAATAAGCAAAAAACCTCCTTCAGGTCAGTACATTGAAAAAGGGATGTTTATGATTTACGGCTCTAGAAATTACATTAGAGGAGTTGAGCTTAAGCTTTCTATAGGCGTTATTAAAGAAGATGAAGAATTGAAAATTATTTGCGGGCCTTCATCAGCGATTAATAGGAATGCTTTAGCATTTGTTGAAATAGCTCCTGGAGAATTTAAATCTAAAGAATTGGCGAAGCAAGTGATTCAAAAGCTTTTTGAGAAAGCTCCAGAAAAAATTAAGGATAGAATTAAATCCTTAAATCTAGTTGATATTCAAAATTTGATACCAGGTGGTAAAGGAAAAATTATAGATTAA
- the radA gene encoding DNA repair and recombination protein RadA → MSEEKKRYESIEDIPGIGPATAEKLKEVGFHTVESLATATIKELASVGIGEKQAAKIISEARGSIALNFVRADELIKMRRNVLKLSTGSKSLDELLGGGVETQTITEFYGEYGVGKSILCHQLAVNVQLPIEKGGLNGGALYIDTEQTFRPEWIVRMSNYLGLDSDQVAQKIIYSEAYNSDHQILILEKSDKIIKENNVKLIIIDSLTAHFRSEYLGREMLAERQQKLNNHMHKLIRLARAFNAAAVVTNQVMAKPDQFFTVGVEPVGGHVVAHTSHTRVFLRKTSGQIRIARLVSSTYLPEGERVFKITENGINDISEEDQLKKRR, encoded by the coding sequence ATGAGCGAAGAGAAAAAGAGGTATGAATCGATAGAGGATATTCCAGGGATAGGACCAGCTACAGCAGAGAAGCTTAAGGAAGTAGGCTTCCACACAGTAGAATCTTTAGCTACAGCAACAATTAAAGAACTTGCTTCTGTTGGAATAGGAGAAAAACAAGCTGCAAAAATAATTTCAGAAGCTAGAGGAAGTATAGCCCTTAATTTTGTAAGAGCAGACGAATTAATTAAAATGAGAAGAAACGTTTTAAAGCTTTCTACAGGAAGCAAATCTCTAGATGAATTATTAGGCGGCGGGGTTGAAACTCAAACTATCACAGAATTTTATGGAGAATATGGTGTAGGAAAAAGCATTCTTTGCCATCAACTTGCAGTTAACGTTCAGCTTCCAATTGAAAAGGGAGGATTAAATGGAGGCGCGCTTTATATAGATACAGAGCAAACTTTTAGGCCTGAATGGATTGTAAGAATGTCTAATTACTTAGGGCTTGATTCAGATCAAGTTGCTCAAAAAATTATTTATTCTGAAGCTTACAATAGTGACCATCAAATTCTTATTCTTGAAAAATCTGATAAAATAATTAAAGAAAATAATGTTAAGCTTATAATAATCGATTCTTTAACAGCTCATTTTAGAAGTGAATATTTAGGGAGAGAAATGTTAGCTGAAAGACAGCAGAAGCTAAATAATCACATGCATAAATTAATTAGGTTAGCTAGAGCTTTTAATGCTGCTGCAGTTGTAACTAATCAGGTTATGGCTAAGCCAGATCAATTCTTTACTGTAGGTGTAGAACCTGTTGGAGGACATGTAGTTGCGCATACATCGCATACAAGAGTTTTCTTAAGAAAGACAAGCGGTCAAATTAGAATAGCTAGATTGGTTTCAAGTACATACCTGCCTGAAGGGGAAAGAGTATTTAAAATAACTGAAAATGGTATAAATGATATTTCTGAGGAGGATCAATTAAAAAAGAGGAGGTAA
- the nucS gene encoding endonuclease NucS has product MLNINFMGEPLILKKPSVKAAEEAISNAIALRKTIIIVGKCRVEYKGRAESKLELGERIVLIKKDGALLIHRPIGYLPVNWQPSGCILQASSSVEGLKIKSVRRNIKEEVTVSFSEISLITVLSLTDEGEFNLYASEEDMKKAIILKPELIEDEFKIIDFEKKIEPGFIDVYGIDKKGTLTIIEIKRGVAGKEAVTQLMKYVNSISKFSSKSLRAILAAPKISKNAVKLLEAFRIEFKRLDPKACALIIKNRREKRSLREWV; this is encoded by the coding sequence ATGCTAAATATAAATTTTATGGGGGAACCGTTAATTCTTAAAAAGCCAAGTGTTAAGGCAGCTGAAGAAGCTATTAGTAATGCAATAGCATTAAGAAAAACCATTATAATAGTTGGAAAATGCAGAGTTGAGTATAAAGGAAGAGCTGAGTCTAAGCTTGAGCTTGGGGAACGAATTGTGTTAATAAAAAAAGATGGCGCATTATTAATTCATAGACCTATTGGCTATCTCCCTGTAAACTGGCAGCCTTCAGGATGCATTCTTCAAGCTTCTTCAAGCGTTGAAGGATTAAAAATTAAAAGCGTTAGAAGAAATATTAAAGAAGAAGTAACCGTATCGTTTTCTGAGATTTCATTAATAACCGTTTTAAGTTTAACAGATGAAGGGGAATTTAATTTATATGCAAGCGAAGAAGATATGAAGAAAGCTATAATATTAAAGCCTGAATTAATCGAGGATGAATTTAAAATAATTGATTTTGAGAAGAAAATTGAACCAGGCTTTATAGATGTTTATGGAATAGATAAAAAAGGAACCCTAACGATAATCGAGATAAAACGTGGAGTCGCTGGAAAAGAAGCTGTAACGCAGTTAATGAAGTATGTTAATTCAATATCAAAGTTTAGTTCAAAAAGTTTACGCGCTATTCTTGCAGCTCCAAAAATATCTAAAAACGCTGTAAAGCTTCTTGAAGCTTTTCGTATAGAGTTTAAAAGATTAGATCCTAAAGCTTGCGCTTTAATAATTAAAAATAGAAGAGAGAAGCGTAGCTTAAGAGAATGGGTTTAA
- a CDS encoding ribonucleoprotein, whose amino-acid sequence MEPSKKPLNLLLKKLNDRVCIKLKNGVEYEGKMVNCDGYMNIVLEEAREYRNGELSASLGSLVLRGSNILYICISQQEKS is encoded by the coding sequence TTGGAGCCTTCAAAAAAACCATTAAATCTTCTTTTAAAAAAACTTAATGATAGAGTATGCATTAAACTAAAGAATGGAGTTGAATATGAGGGGAAAATGGTTAATTGCGATGGATACATGAATATTGTTTTAGAAGAGGCTAGAGAATATAGAAATGGAGAGCTTTCTGCAAGTTTAGGAAGCTTAGTGCTTAGAGGAAGCAACATTCTTTACATATGTATTTCTCAGCAAGAAAAAAGTTAA